The sequence GTAAAGCCTCCAAATTATCGCTGCGAATAACTTTTCTCACGGGCACCTTCCCAGCCAAGCTACTTAAACCAGCAAACTCCTGGGCTTGTTTATCCGCAGCTAACTTTAAATGGCTTACTGAGCGGTGTGTCATCAAATTCATCACCGCTGTCATTGGGGGAATCGGTTCAATTTTCGGTGTAGTAAATTCGGATTGCCTTTCTCCCAAAACGTAGATAGCTGCTAAGGGGAGGGGTTTGTTATAAAACTGCGATTCACTATTGTTTGTTAAATCTACAAAGCGTTTCTCAGAAAAGCTGAAAATTCTATCTAAAGCATCTTGTGAGCCGTAGAGAGCATTAACAGATTTTGGCCACAATCTCAGACGCGGATAACCGGGTTGTACTAACCAATCTCTAGCGCTATAGTTTATTGCGGCAATATCATCGGAGAGAATAGAGTATCCCCGTTTAACAAGAGCCGCTGCTGTGGTTGATTTACCCGCTCCACTTTGACCTACAATTGCAATAGCCTGCTGACCAATTCTGACCACACAAGCATGAAGACAAAGAGTACCTCGTAACCGCAAAGTGCAACCCAAAACCTGTCCCAACAGCAGCGCACTCACTTGTTCTAGAACTGAATAAGTCCAAGTTGCCCAAATGCGATCGCCTTGAGGGTTAATCTCAAAATCAAGTTGTCCCTCACCGCGGAACCACAAATTTAAGTAGTTGCCATCATCTCTGGAAATTACCTTGATTCCAGAGCTAATACTTTCTACTTCTGCTGAGGAAGGTTGGGATTCCCCAATTAAATCAACCCAGACATCAACCGGAGCATTAGCTTGAGCAGGAATTAAACCAGGTATTGGTCGGTTAGATTGTAGCGTTAAGCCATAAACTTTATATTTAAAGGAATTATTCATTCAATCTAAAATACTTTGTTGTAAGTAATACAGCATATTAAGCAGGGGTGTACACACATCTAGTAAGATCCCCCTAAATCCCCCTTTAAAAGGGGGACTTTAAATCCATTATTCTCGTTCCAAGGCTCAGCCTGGGAACGCAATTCATGAGGCTCTGCCTCGCAATTAATGAAGCCAGAGCATTCAACTGTGTGTTCCTTGCCGTCTTACAAGGAACAAGTGACTCGACGAAATCCAATCCCCCCTAAAAAAAGGGGGGTTAGGGGGGATCTAAACGGTGTAACTTATCTAGAAGATTTATGTTTACACCGCAGCCTTAATAGTGAGACAGCTTTAACTCAAATTCCCCCAAAACGTTCTTCAAGACTAGCTAAAGCCAAAAATGATTCGTTTTAATTACGAAGCATAATTATTAGGTGAGGAACCGCCATCGAAGCCATTAAACGGAAAGTTAGGGGCATTGGCTTGTGTCACTTCACTAACATTACCAAGTTTCTTCAGTTGAGGACTGTGGTATGCCTTGGTAACTTCGTTTTGATTCATTTGAGACATGATAAAGACTCCTTAATTTCAATTTCAAATTAGAGATAAACTCGGTCTAGTCTTGATTTGCGGACGCTGTTGATGATGCAGCCAGTATGCCAATTGCAGGGCTGGAATAGCCTGATGGTAAGTGGCAGGAGTCAATTCTGCAACGGCTTGCAGTTTTTGCAACAGCCTGTCATTGCTGACATAAGGACTCAACAGGGGTGTTGCAGTCAATTCCTGCATCCAGGGCTGAATACCTCGCTGCTGCATTAAGTTGTAATGTGCAAACCCTTGCAGAGGTGTTTTAGACCGCAGCCGCACCGAATCAGGCAACAGTCCTTTCATCGATTTCCGTAGCAGGAATTTATCTTCCAACCAGGGGAATGACGGCACCGACAACAAATATTCCACTAACCGTACATCGAAAAACGGAAAGCGAACTTTAACCGGAAAGCCAGTAAAGCCCGGATCTGACCAGGCAAAGATATTCGACCATAAGGGAGAAGTGGTCATCCCGTAGCGGTCTTTCTGTGGTGATACAGTAAATCTTTCTTGCAGTCGGGCTTTCAAGTTCGCTCGTTCTGCGAAGTCTGGGTTCAACCAATCGGGCAAATCAATTTCCTGTTGCCCTCTTTTAAGCCATCGACGCAATTGGGTTCTCAACCCCAAAGGCGGTAGACGGCCAAAAGAGCGGAGATAACCCACTCCATCAAGAATAACATATTTCAGTTGGTCATTAAGTACTAAATTACACCAGTAGTCTCGTGATGGATAAAGTGCCGGGTCGCCACCAAAACCAGCAAACAGCACCCGACTGTACCCAGCTACGCGCCGCGTAATCTCTACTTCAGCGACTTGACTAGGAATCAATAAAGGTTCGGGATAGATGTATTCTGGGTGTTCTTGAGGAGCTTGCCCGATGAAGTCTTCCGCTACAAGGTACTCAAGAGGAAAGCCAGCTTTTTCAGCGACTTGTGTGGCATAGTCTCCTTCTTTGTCGGGTATCAAGTGTTTATAAATAATTGAATAAGGCCGAAAATCTACGGAGGAGCTAGTTGCCGTCATTAATTTATAAGCAGTAGCTGCAATACTTGTAGAGTCCATGCCTCCGCTTAGGTGAGTTGCAGCCGAATCAGTTCGCAATCGGTCAGCAACAGACCTTTCAAACAACTCCTGAAACTGCTCTACATAGTCTTCCGAGCGCTTGTAACGTAAATATTCAACCTCTTTGGGCAACTGCCAATAACGCCGAACGCGCACCTCACCCTCCGACCAAATCAGCGTGTGTGCAGGAGGTAACTTTTGGATATCGGCAAAAGTGGTGGTGGCAAAATTCATGTTCATGCCCAAAACGAGAAAATCGGCGATCGCATCTTCGTTGAGCCTATCCGACACCTGTGGATGGAGTTGCAGACACTTGATGTGATTGCTAAAAATTAGACCACTACCAACTTTTGCATAGTAAAAAGGCACAACGCCAAACTGGTCTCTAGCACAGAACAAACGCTGCTCGGTGCTATCCCAAATAGCAAAAGCAAAATCCCCACTAAATCTTTCTAAACAAGTCTCTCCCCAAGTCTGATAGGCATGTAAAACGAGGTCAACATCCGTTGCCTCATTCCCTAAATTACATCCAGAAGCACGCAACCGTTCAATCAAATCATTACGCCGATCCAAACGAATATCCCCAGTAATCCAAACCTTTCGATTCAAACTGTAGGGTTGCCGTTCTTTTTGTGATTCCCAAGTTGTCTGCAATAGAGCGTGTGCGAAACCGATATGTTTGTCACTCCAAATATCCTGAGCATCAGGAGCTTGAGGTGCCATCACATCAGTCATTTGCCGTAATAGAGTTGGATCAACAGGTTTACCGTCGCCATTGATAATACCGAAAATACCGCTCATATAAGTTTATATAACAAGATTACTTGTTTAATTTATATCTTAGTCTCTAAGTATAAACCCCTTATCGACATTTCTGGGTCTTAAATTATACAATCATTATGATGCTTTTGTGAAGTAATTAACTCCGATATAAAGTAATTAATAATACTTATTTGATGTATTGTTAAAGGAGCTTTGCGTAGAATTAGGAATTTAACATTGATAATTGATAACTATCAAAAATCCAACACATCAAGCGATTCTTCAATTTCCAAATCTAAAATCTTTTCTTTAGTATCCTTATGTTCGTGC comes from Rivularia sp. PCC 7116 and encodes:
- a CDS encoding lasso RiPP family leader peptide-containing protein, yielding MSQMNQNEVTKAYHSPQLKKLGNVSEVTQANAPNFPFNGFDGGSSPNNYAS
- a CDS encoding asparagine synthetase B, with the protein product MSGIFGIINGDGKPVDPTLLRQMTDVMAPQAPDAQDIWSDKHIGFAHALLQTTWESQKERQPYSLNRKVWITGDIRLDRRNDLIERLRASGCNLGNEATDVDLVLHAYQTWGETCLERFSGDFAFAIWDSTEQRLFCARDQFGVVPFYYAKVGSGLIFSNHIKCLQLHPQVSDRLNEDAIADFLVLGMNMNFATTTFADIQKLPPAHTLIWSEGEVRVRRYWQLPKEVEYLRYKRSEDYVEQFQELFERSVADRLRTDSAATHLSGGMDSTSIAATAYKLMTATSSSVDFRPYSIIYKHLIPDKEGDYATQVAEKAGFPLEYLVAEDFIGQAPQEHPEYIYPEPLLIPSQVAEVEITRRVAGYSRVLFAGFGGDPALYPSRDYWCNLVLNDQLKYVILDGVGYLRSFGRLPPLGLRTQLRRWLKRGQQEIDLPDWLNPDFAERANLKARLQERFTVSPQKDRYGMTTSPLWSNIFAWSDPGFTGFPVKVRFPFFDVRLVEYLLSVPSFPWLEDKFLLRKSMKGLLPDSVRLRSKTPLQGFAHYNLMQQRGIQPWMQELTATPLLSPYVSNDRLLQKLQAVAELTPATYHQAIPALQLAYWLHHQQRPQIKTRPSLSLI
- a CDS encoding serine kinase of the HPr protein, regulates carbohydrate metabolism, translating into MNNSFKYKVYGLTLQSNRPIPGLIPAQANAPVDVWVDLIGESQPSSAEVESISSGIKVISRDDGNYLNLWFRGEGQLDFEINPQGDRIWATWTYSVLEQVSALLLGQVLGCTLRLRGTLCLHACVVRIGQQAIAIVGQSGAGKSTTAAALVKRGYSILSDDIAAINYSARDWLVQPGYPRLRLWPKSVNALYGSQDALDRIFSFSEKRFVDLTNNSESQFYNKPLPLAAIYVLGERQSEFTTPKIEPIPPMTAVMNLMTHRSVSHLKLAADKQAQEFAGLSSLAGKVPVRKVIRSDNLEALPQLCEAIVEDASNIITPEKCTQP